In Spiroplasma chinense, a single window of DNA contains:
- a CDS encoding MBL fold metallo-hydrolase, translating into MNSYIIYDNQTKKAIIIDLALSVEKINDFLNAKDLEVTDVFFTHKHFDHTKGLEQLKNATSARIWIGLDDKDGLFDMNKNGSFRHEQYRWQMPQDFNLHLFYIEKDKNNEISLFDGKFTLKAFYTQGHTSGSVLYYAQDERLLFVGDTAFIDKIGFRDTPNSGYDEQKYDNALKFIWNNFDKSTRVYPGHWKEGFELKELENNIEFMNVINK; encoded by the coding sequence ATTAATTCATATATCATTTATGATAATCAAACCAAAAAAGCCATAATAATAGATTTAGCTCTAAGTGTTGAAAAAATCAATGATTTTTTAAACGCTAAGGATTTAGAAGTAACTGATGTATTTTTTACACACAAGCATTTTGATCACACAAAAGGTTTGGAACAATTAAAAAACGCAACAAGTGCAAGAATTTGAATTGGTCTTGATGATAAAGATGGACTATTTGACATGAACAAAAACGGTAGTTTTAGACATGAACAATATCGTTGACAAATGCCTCAAGATTTTAATTTACACCTATTTTATATAGAAAAAGATAAAAACAATGAAATATCATTGTTTGATGGTAAATTTACTTTAAAAGCATTTTATACACAAGGGCATACAAGTGGATCTGTATTATATTATGCTCAAGATGAAAGATTATTATTTGTTGGTGACACTGCTTTTATCGATAAAATTGGATTTAGAGATACTCCAAATTCAGGATATGACGAACAAAAATATGACAATGCTTTAAAATTCATTTGAAATAACTTTGATAAATCTACAAGAGTTTATCCAGGTCATTGAAAAGAAGGTTTTGAGTTAAAAGAATTAGAAAATAACATTGAGTTTATGAATGTTATAAATAAATAA
- a CDS encoding lipoprotein gives MKKLLIILGSFTFVISSSTTTIACELTSNPKPQKTTPFEALKKQLEDQLTADGIDFYSTNEAVTHIRIEESVADGVFENNIKAPTGLEQVAFSRAEAKDMNTISIYYFESVASTEDASVFKWAKEEKLIQVRIKIKNFYYAGAENFIKETEILLDADNKKYGDEDEIRSVLGKLLENHEKGIFLSTNTSPTGIGQIVPHLQNITLEGNVFTIVYKLSESFATDNLLLNNFEWKELVSEYVFTVSYNGTVD, from the coding sequence ATGAAAAAATTATTAATTATTTTAGGAAGTTTTACATTTGTTATTTCATCAAGCACAACAACAATAGCTTGTGAATTAACCAGTAATCCAAAACCTCAAAAAACTACTCCATTTGAAGCACTAAAAAAACAATTAGAGGATCAATTAACAGCCGATGGTATTGATTTTTATTCAACAAATGAAGCAGTCACCCATATCAGAATTGAAGAATCTGTTGCTGATGGTGTTTTTGAAAATAACATAAAAGCTCCAACTGGTTTAGAACAAGTAGCATTCAGTAGGGCAGAAGCAAAAGATATGAACACTATTTCAATATATTACTTTGAATCAGTTGCTTCAACAGAAGATGCTTCAGTTTTTAAATGAGCAAAAGAAGAAAAATTAATTCAAGTAAGAATTAAAATAAAAAATTTTTATTATGCTGGAGCTGAAAATTTTATAAAAGAAACAGAAATTTTATTAGATGCCGATAATAAAAAATATGGTGATGAAGATGAAATTCGAAGTGTTTTGGGTAAATTACTTGAAAATCATGAAAAAGGAATATTTTTATCTACAAACACAAGTCCCACTGGTATTGGACAAATTGTTCCACATTTACAAAATATCACTCTTGAAGGAAACGTATTTACGATTGTTTATAAATTGTCTGAATCATTTGCAACAGATAACTTATTATTAAACAATTTTGAATGAAAAGAGCTTGTTTCAGAATATGTATTTACAGTATCTTATAATGGAACTGTAGATTAG
- a CDS encoding Ig-like domain-containing protein codes for MKKLLSILSVISLSATTSGLAVACLDASPIPNLGKEIMDDNIDKVVNKGFATPEAALEAVKESIKADPENGLFVIENGVIPKPTDIDQTLFRSVDLNAQKTKVVVTYSESINESGNLSNIIWGPEQSYDRTIKITRPVIQEIANQTLIIGQEKTIDVKVTNPIDGVELQVVVSNNNFISASLKDNKLTIKAIGVGSSAVTLKYENAEDFTFIVTVNEKPKPVITKPSDQTLTVGESKSVDVSIANQDNGTLTAESDKTNVIEVKVEGSKVSLTAKAAGEATITLSYTGAENVSFKVTVNEKPKPVITKPNDQTLTVGDNKFVDITITNQDNGTLTASSDKENVVQVSVDGTKLLLNAKSSGTAVITLSYPGATNVTFNVTVNDKPVEKPVIAIPSDQTLTVGDEEKVIAIEIENPTSEGELKASSSSNDIATVSVDKETNKVSIHAVGKGEATITLSYPDADNVTFKVTVKEEEKPVEKPVITSPDDQTLTVGDDDKTITVAIANATTDGKLSASSSDEEIATVSVTDSKITISAKAAGTATITLTYPDADNVTFKVTVKEEEIPVEKPVITSPDDQTLTVGDDDKTITVAVANATTDGKLSASSSDEEIATVSVTDSKITISAKAAGTATITLSYPDADNVTFKVTVKEEEKPVEKPVITSPDDQTLTVGDDDKTITVAIANATTDGKLSASSSDKEIATVSVTDSKITISAKAAGTATITLSYPDADNVTFKVTVKEEEKPVEKPVITSPDDQTLTVGDDDKTITVAIANATTDGKLSASSSDEEIATVSVTDSKITISAKAAGETTITLSYPGADEVTFKVTVKEKEPEIIKLEVNDIINNEDVKKIQNLSDLNAVNEALGKIKITGVSSLKASTINDTDVKVEISLEENYSIDETNFTITSAIAKKDVELDMNDIKDDSQFEAISNLKDLAEVNEKLKDISIEGVKSITASAIKNNDTDVLITIELESGYTLGSQENTFTIINAIAKKDVELDMNDIKSDSQFKVISNLKDLAEVNEKLKDISIEGVKSITASAIKNNDTDVLITIELESGYTLGSQENTFTITNAIEKEVVKTEIKVTSISENEDILNIKDKASLQEVNDALAELVKNFEGVTKLEATLKEGSETDVVITITIDDQNYTIDNATFDLNGAIKTAE; via the coding sequence ATGAAAAAATTATTAAGCATATTGTCTGTAATATCGCTTAGTGCAACAACTAGTGGGCTTGCTGTTGCATGTTTGGATGCTTCACCAATTCCGAACTTGGGAAAAGAAATTATGGATGATAACATTGACAAAGTTGTAAATAAAGGATTTGCAACACCAGAAGCTGCTTTAGAAGCTGTTAAAGAATCAATTAAAGCAGATCCTGAAAATGGATTGTTTGTTATTGAAAATGGTGTTATACCAAAACCTACTGATATTGACCAAACTTTATTTAGAAGTGTAGATTTAAATGCACAAAAAACTAAAGTTGTTGTAACTTACAGTGAATCAATTAATGAAAGTGGAAACCTTTCAAATATAATTTGGGGACCAGAACAAAGTTATGACAGAACTATTAAAATAACAAGACCAGTAATTCAAGAAATTGCAAATCAAACTTTAATTATAGGACAAGAAAAAACAATTGATGTAAAAGTTACAAATCCAATTGATGGTGTTGAATTACAAGTTGTTGTAAGCAACAACAATTTTATAAGCGCTTCATTAAAAGATAATAAATTAACTATTAAAGCAATAGGTGTAGGAAGTTCTGCAGTTACTTTAAAATACGAAAATGCAGAAGACTTCACATTTATAGTTACTGTAAATGAAAAACCAAAACCTGTAATTACAAAACCAAGTGACCAAACTTTAACAGTTGGTGAAAGTAAATCTGTAGATGTTTCAATTGCAAACCAAGATAATGGAACTTTAACTGCAGAATCTGATAAAACAAATGTTATTGAAGTAAAAGTTGAAGGATCAAAAGTTTCATTAACTGCAAAAGCAGCTGGAGAAGCAACAATTACTTTAAGTTATACTGGAGCTGAAAATGTTTCTTTCAAAGTAACAGTTAATGAAAAACCAAAACCTGTAATTACAAAACCAAATGACCAAACTTTAACAGTAGGTGATAATAAATTTGTAGATATTACAATCACTAACCAAGATAATGGAACTTTAACAGCATCTTCTGATAAAGAAAATGTTGTACAAGTAAGTGTTGATGGAACTAAACTTTTATTAAATGCAAAATCAAGTGGAACTGCAGTTATTACTTTAAGTTACCCTGGTGCTACAAATGTTACTTTTAATGTAACTGTAAATGATAAACCTGTTGAAAAACCAGTTATTGCAATACCAAGCGACCAAACTTTAACAGTTGGTGATGAAGAAAAAGTTATTGCAATAGAAATAGAAAACCCAACAAGTGAAGGTGAATTAAAAGCAAGTTCAAGCAGCAATGATATTGCAACAGTATCTGTTGATAAAGAAACAAATAAAGTTTCAATCCATGCTGTAGGTAAAGGAGAAGCTACAATTACTTTAAGTTATCCTGATGCAGATAATGTCACTTTCAAAGTAACAGTTAAAGAAGAAGAAAAACCTGTTGAAAAACCTGTGATCACTTCTCCTGATGACCAAACTTTAACAGTTGGTGATGATGATAAAACAATAACAGTTGCAATTGCAAATGCTACAACTGATGGAAAATTAAGTGCAAGTTCAAGTGATGAAGAAATTGCAACAGTAAGTGTAACTGACTCAAAAATTACAATAAGTGCAAAAGCAGCTGGAACAGCTACTATCACTTTAACTTATCCTGATGCAGATAACGTCACTTTTAAAGTAACAGTTAAAGAAGAAGAAATACCTGTTGAAAAACCTGTGATCACTTCTCCTGATGACCAAACTTTAACGGTTGGTGATGATGACAAAACAATAACAGTTGCAGTTGCAAATGCTACAACTGATGGAAAATTAAGTGCAAGTTCAAGTGATGAAGAAATTGCAACAGTAAGTGTAACTGACTCAAAAATTACAATAAGTGCAAAAGCAGCTGGAACAGCTACTATCACTTTAAGTTATCCTGATGCAGATAATGTCACTTTCAAAGTAACAGTTAAAGAAGAAGAAAAACCTGTTGAAAAACCTGTGATCACTTCTCCTGATGACCAAACTTTAACAGTTGGTGATGATGATAAAACAATAACAGTTGCAATTGCAAATGCTACAACTGATGGTAAATTAAGTGCAAGTTCAAGTGATAAAGAAATTGCAACAGTAAGTGTAACTGATTCAAAAATCACAATAAGTGCAAAAGCAGCTGGAACAGCTACAATTACTTTAAGTTATCCTGATGCAGATAATGTCACTTTTAAAGTAACAGTTAAAGAAGAAGAAAAACCTGTTGAAAAACCAGTGATCACTTCTCCTGATGATCAAACTTTAACAGTTGGTGATGATGATAAAACAATAACAGTTGCAATTGCAAATGCTACAACTGATGGAAAATTAAGTGCAAGTTCAAGTGATGAAGAAATTGCAACAGTAAGTGTAACTGACTCAAAAATTACAATAAGTGCAAAAGCAGCTGGAGAAACTACAATTACTTTAAGTTATCCTGGTGCTGATGAAGTTACTTTCAAAGTAACAGTTAAAGAAAAAGAACCAGAAATAATTAAACTTGAAGTCAATGACATAATTAATAATGAGGATGTCAAAAAAATACAAAATCTTTCTGATTTAAACGCTGTAAATGAAGCTTTAGGAAAAATAAAGATCACTGGAGTTTCTTCATTAAAAGCTTCTACAATAAACGATACTGATGTAAAAGTTGAAATTAGCTTAGAAGAAAATTATTCAATTGATGAAACTAACTTTACAATAACAAGCGCTATTGCTAAAAAAGATGTTGAGTTAGACATGAATGATATCAAAGATGATTCTCAATTTGAAGCAATTAGTAACTTAAAAGATTTAGCAGAAGTAAATGAAAAACTTAAAGACATTTCAATTGAAGGAGTTAAATCAATTACTGCATCTGCAATTAAAAATAATGATACTGATGTTTTAATTACAATTGAACTTGAATCAGGCTATACTCTTGGAAGTCAAGAAAATACTTTTACAATAATAAACGCTATTGCTAAAAAAGATGTTGAGTTAGACATGAATGATATCAAATCTGATTCTCAGTTTAAAGTAATTAGTAACTTAAAAGATTTAGCAGAAGTAAATGAAAAACTTAAAGACATTTCAATTGAAGGAGTTAAATCAATTACTGCATCTGCAATTAAAAATAATGATACTGATGTTTTAATTACAATTGAACTTGAATCAGGCTATACTCTTGGAAGTCAAGAAAATACCTTTACAATAACAAACGCTATTGAAAAAGAGGTTGTTAAAACAGAAATTAAAGTTACTTCAATTTCTGAAAATGAAGATATTTTAAATATTAAAGATAAAGCATCTTTACAAGAAGTAAATGATGCTTTAGCAGAATTGGTTAAAAATTTTGAAGGAGTTACAAAACTTGAAGCTACTTTAAAAGAAGGTAGTGAAACTGATGTAGTTATAACTATCACAATTGATGATCAAAATTATACTATCGATAATGCTACATTTGACTTAAATGGAGCAATTAAAACTGCAGAATAA
- the yihA gene encoding ribosome biogenesis GTP-binding protein YihA/YsxC, translating to MIKQAKFIKSAAAKKDWISDDMSEICFVGRSNVGKSTFINALTNQNKLAKTSSTPGKTRLLNFFEINNGQYRIVDAPGYGYARVSFDMKQGFAEMMEEYLTERDNLKGVVQLVDLRHKPTNDDVEMYNFFKGFNIRVLIIATKRDKCKRNDIVKNEKLIKQTLGMDKDDLFISISSTNKENFEKVFGLIEEFIK from the coding sequence ATGATAAAACAAGCTAAATTTATAAAATCAGCAGCAGCTAAGAAAGATTGAATTTCAGATGATATGTCTGAAATTTGTTTTGTTGGAAGAAGTAATGTAGGAAAATCAACATTTATTAATGCTCTTACAAATCAAAACAAACTTGCAAAAACAAGTTCAACACCAGGAAAAACTAGATTGTTAAATTTCTTTGAAATTAACAATGGTCAATACAGAATAGTTGATGCTCCAGGTTATGGATATGCAAGAGTTAGTTTTGATATGAAACAAGGTTTTGCAGAAATGATGGAAGAATACTTAACAGAAAGAGATAACTTAAAAGGTGTAGTTCAACTTGTTGATTTACGTCATAAACCAACAAATGATGATGTTGAAATGTATAACTTCTTTAAAGGATTTAATATTCGAGTATTAATAATTGCTACAAAACGTGATAAATGTAAAAGAAATGATATTGTAAAAAATGAAAAATTAATTAAACAGACTTTAGGTATGGATAAAGATGATTTATTTATATCAATCAGTTCAACAAATAAGGAAAACTTTGAAAAAGTTTTTGGATTAATTGAAGAATTTATAAAGTAA
- a CDS encoding glycoside hydrolase family 32 protein — translation MKKLLLSFMCVSLLAPIPGTLIDVYTYTERPIEDRFTNNYHLQIQEAGMMNDIQGGFYRNGVWHVYYLYTADFRVNPYGKKFGNKSTNFYHATTTDWIHWDYKGIALSRDLTSYGDVSSGSIFEDVDNLFGLDERFETGQGKGQAKTIISMTTSYGKGAQNILGYYSLDDGYSFKALKDTPIIANEQKLGEDRNMRDPFFFTQKDDQGNTKYIIYNAENDNFGVWVSSNPLTGYERVGQYNAKHPMLECPNLYKMKIQGTDDYKWVMFYGGNSGWGEDKDDLSTGTFYVTGDLDENFVFKADSETKRLDFGPDYYAANFWKQQGVFSNEKVESLTTTAWVSNWNYHYVVPHDGRIGKMSLARNLTLSQNGKSDFTINSDYIGFDDLAATENKEFENEKQLSFSNNSFKLDLNLKDIKDNLSLYFKDSTYSIKVDIDLKNNKVSVKRKTAYKILKERSDYQKERIFSLSDFDKNNFNLEIYLDKTVLELKLPDGKTFTIGKVIDRKTKESLTISSETLTGSYKFYDLNNI, via the coding sequence ATGAAAAAATTATTATTATCTTTTATGTGTGTATCACTACTAGCTCCAATTCCTGGAACTTTAATTGATGTTTACACATATACTGAAAGACCTATTGAAGATAGGTTTACAAATAACTATCACTTACAAATACAAGAAGCTGGAATGATGAATGATATTCAAGGAGGCTTTTATAGAAACGGTGTATGACATGTATATTACTTGTATACAGCAGATTTTAGAGTAAATCCTTATGGTAAAAAATTTGGAAATAAAAGTACAAACTTTTATCATGCAACAACAACCGATTGAATTCACTGAGATTATAAAGGTATTGCATTATCAAGAGATTTAACAAGTTATGGTGATGTTTCTAGTGGTTCTATCTTTGAAGATGTAGATAACTTGTTTGGACTGGATGAAAGATTTGAAACAGGTCAAGGAAAAGGTCAAGCAAAAACTATTATTTCAATGACAACAAGTTATGGAAAAGGTGCTCAAAACATTTTGGGTTACTATTCTTTGGATGATGGATATTCTTTTAAAGCTTTAAAAGACACTCCAATAATTGCAAACGAACAAAAACTTGGTGAAGATAGAAATATGAGAGACCCATTTTTCTTTACTCAAAAAGATGATCAAGGAAATACAAAATACATTATTTATAATGCAGAAAATGATAACTTTGGTGTTTGAGTTTCTTCAAACCCACTAACAGGTTATGAGAGAGTAGGACAATACAATGCAAAACATCCAATGTTAGAATGTCCAAATCTTTATAAAATGAAAATCCAAGGAACCGATGATTATAAATGAGTTATGTTTTATGGTGGAAATAGTGGGTGAGGAGAAGACAAAGACGATCTTTCAACTGGTACTTTTTATGTAACAGGAGATTTAGACGAAAACTTTGTTTTCAAAGCTGATAGCGAAACTAAAAGATTAGACTTTGGACCAGATTATTATGCTGCTAACTTTTGAAAACAACAGGGTGTGTTTTCAAATGAAAAAGTTGAATCTTTAACAACAACTGCTTGAGTAAGTAATTGAAACTATCACTATGTAGTTCCTCATGATGGAAGAATTGGAAAAATGTCACTTGCAAGAAATCTTACATTAAGTCAAAATGGTAAATCTGATTTTACAATTAATTCTGATTATATTGGTTTTGATGATTTGGCTGCAACTGAAAACAAAGAATTTGAAAATGAAAAACAACTTAGTTTTTCAAATAATTCTTTCAAGTTAGATTTAAACTTAAAAGACATTAAAGATAATTTATCTCTTTATTTTAAAGACTCAACTTATTCTATAAAAGTAGATATAGATCTTAAAAATAATAAAGTGTCAGTTAAAAGAAAAACAGCTTATAAAATTTTAAAAGAGAGAAGCGATTATCAAAAAGAAAGAATCTTTTCGTTATCTGATTTTGATAAAAACAACTTCAACTTAGAAATTTATTTAGATAAAACAGTTTTAGAATTAAAGTTACCTGATGGTAAAACATTTACAATAGGAAAAGTAATTGATAGAAAAACAAAAGAATCTTTAACTATTAGTTCTGAAACTTTAACTGGAAGTTACAAATTCTATGATTTAAATAATATATAA
- a CDS encoding HAD-IIB family hydrolase: protein MSEYKKIAATDLDGTIVDRNNKISKTNLELIQNFMDKTNNAFTVVTGRNYFLAEEHVNNLKVTLPVITTNGISVIDPKTKKYIAKNHFSKDEIFKIIEILREGGIGYDLLGDFDAYLTKDSVNCRLFENTKFNLLDSKDVIFNVYENQEELYKNIKEKVNEMPSIYVECSDEQYKQFVLNLLKDLDIEVLEFMYANRIVLEFYKKGSGKDWGLDQLRKFLEIEDKNNVYIFGDEFNDYPMFKEYKNSYAVGNAIEGIKKLAKEVILDFDKDGVGIKLNELIQEFN from the coding sequence ATGAGTGAATATAAAAAGATAGCTGCAACAGATTTAGATGGAACTATTGTTGATAGGAACAATAAAATAAGTAAAACAAACTTAGAACTTATTCAAAATTTTATGGATAAAACAAATAATGCTTTTACAGTTGTTACTGGTAGAAATTATTTTCTAGCAGAAGAACATGTAAATAACTTAAAAGTTACACTTCCAGTAATTACAACTAATGGAATTAGTGTAATTGACCCAAAAACTAAAAAATACATTGCAAAAAATCATTTTTCAAAAGATGAGATCTTTAAAATTATCGAAATTTTAAGAGAAGGTGGAATCGGATATGATTTACTAGGTGATTTTGATGCGTATTTAACTAAAGATTCAGTTAATTGTCGTTTATTTGAAAACACTAAATTTAACTTATTAGACAGTAAAGATGTAATCTTTAATGTCTATGAAAACCAAGAAGAACTTTACAAGAACATTAAAGAAAAAGTAAATGAAATGCCTTCAATCTATGTTGAATGTAGTGATGAACAATACAAACAATTTGTATTAAATCTACTTAAAGATTTAGACATTGAAGTACTTGAATTTATGTATGCAAACAGAATAGTTTTAGAATTCTATAAAAAAGGTAGTGGAAAAGATTGAGGTCTTGACCAATTAAGAAAATTCTTAGAAATAGAAGATAAAAACAACGTTTATATCTTTGGAGATGAATTTAATGATTATCCTATGTTTAAAGAATACAAAAACAGCTATGCTGTAGGAAATGCTATTGAAGGTATAAAAAAACTTGCAAAAGAAGTTATATTAGATTTTGATAAAGATGGTGTAGGGATTAAATTAAATGAATTAATCCAAGAATTTAATTAA
- a CDS encoding NAD(P)H-dependent oxidoreductase produces MKTIIVLANPKVDSFNHAIVKSICEGFDQVGEEYEIWDLYKMGFNPVITEKEYQKFGYGELVEEDVKSMYNTLLNDTHRLVIVYPLSHFNMPAILSGFFERVFVGTAISTGDGKLYFKPMLNIEKTVLIQTSLGEKTLSDKGFDLYQKDEVVEISLEKIGLFNIKFYHYTDLIESKEEDRKRFLESIKQRAIEDTIKS; encoded by the coding sequence ATGAAAACAATTATTGTATTGGCAAATCCAAAAGTAGATAGTTTTAACCACGCAATTGTCAAATCGATATGTGAAGGTTTTGACCAAGTTGGTGAAGAATATGAAATTTGAGATTTATATAAAATGGGTTTTAATCCTGTAATAACAGAAAAAGAATATCAAAAATTTGGATATGGTGAATTAGTTGAAGAAGATGTGAAAAGTATGTATAACACACTTTTAAATGATACTCACAGACTTGTAATAGTATATCCATTATCACACTTTAATATGCCAGCAATTCTTTCAGGTTTCTTTGAAAGAGTATTTGTTGGAACAGCTATTAGTACTGGGGATGGAAAACTATATTTCAAACCAATGTTAAACATTGAAAAAACAGTATTAATTCAAACCTCTTTAGGTGAAAAAACTTTATCTGATAAAGGTTTTGATCTTTATCAAAAAGATGAAGTGGTTGAAATTTCTTTAGAGAAAATAGGATTATTTAATATTAAGTTCTATCATTACACCGATTTAATTGAATCAAAAGAAGAAGATAGAAAAAGATTTTTAGAAAGCATTAAACAAAGAGCAATTGAAGACACAATAAAAAGTTAG
- a CDS encoding Vmc-like lipoprotein signal peptide domain-containing protein — protein MKKLMGLLATISLTSSVTTSVVACGEPVVNEVETHVNNLKDMVSDIASESFSSPEHAIEVIKSKIASNSENGVFVGNEQPTKIHQVLFSDAFANENNNSVTIVYKISEINIADPSTFVWGKENNFTQSIKLKKPVIEVVSDLILEVGHEIEVNLKVSDAIDDNIQAIAKDTDLIDLTLENNKLTITGLKKGTTSITLKATGAQDRVFNVEVKDDVFPPFIKVDKLKNKTVVGFEEEFEVVVNNPTLATLYVSSSDTSVLTTTLTPITASKGRYILKLKTNKVGSANIKLTYSGAEDLEFKMNVVKVPTIGAIKDISILRGFSSEVNINLESEIDGELSANINEQDLANISLTDKVLKIDALELGTATITVQYSFAQSVTFKVEILEEPIIQPIQDQTLNIDQTIEVQANISNATEDLIGVEGYDNKIIKINLNNNKLIITGLMDGETNVTVTYKNAKSITFKVTVYKPVIKPIEDQRMAINHSANIEVIIENANDNNFEVKEFDENLISIIRNGNKLAIKGLAFGSTSVKISYKNAQSVVFEVYVEKPVIKPIENQLLNVDSISKIIVELEYENGSYITAKSENEDIVEVLVQGKEISLKGLKPGKTKIFVNYGDAPEISFIATVDKPIIQEIDDFELEVDKQVTIKTKVFNHSKAQLEFENENKDIIEVNLKGDDLTIIALKEGTSTITLKYEFADDVTFTVTVK, from the coding sequence ATGAAAAAACTTATGGGATTATTGGCAACAATTTCACTTACTTCTTCTGTTACAACAAGTGTTGTGGCTTGTGGAGAACCTGTTGTAAATGAAGTTGAAACACATGTAAATAATTTAAAGGATATGGTTTCTGATATTGCTTCAGAAAGTTTTAGTTCGCCAGAACACGCTATTGAAGTTATTAAATCAAAAATTGCTTCAAACAGTGAAAATGGGGTTTTTGTTGGTAATGAACAACCAACAAAAATTCACCAAGTTTTATTTAGTGATGCTTTTGCAAATGAAAACAATAATTCTGTGACAATTGTGTATAAAATTTCTGAAATTAACATTGCAGATCCTTCAACTTTTGTTTGGGGTAAAGAAAACAACTTTACTCAATCAATAAAATTAAAAAAACCAGTTATTGAAGTGGTAAGTGATTTAATTTTAGAAGTGGGGCATGAAATTGAAGTAAACTTAAAAGTTAGCGATGCAATTGATGACAATATTCAAGCAATTGCAAAAGACACAGATTTAATAGATTTAACTTTAGAAAATAATAAGCTAACAATAACTGGTTTAAAAAAAGGTACAACTTCTATTACTCTAAAAGCAACAGGAGCACAAGATAGAGTGTTTAATGTTGAAGTTAAAGATGATGTATTTCCTCCTTTTATTAAGGTTGATAAATTAAAAAATAAAACAGTTGTTGGTTTTGAAGAGGAATTTGAAGTTGTTGTGAATAATCCAACACTTGCAACTTTATATGTAAGTTCGTCAGATACAAGTGTTTTAACTACAACATTAACTCCAATCACAGCTTCAAAAGGAAGATATATTTTAAAACTTAAAACAAACAAAGTTGGTTCTGCAAACATTAAACTTACTTACAGTGGTGCTGAAGATTTAGAATTTAAAATGAATGTTGTAAAAGTTCCAACAATTGGAGCAATTAAAGATATAAGTATATTAAGAGGTTTTTCAAGTGAAGTAAATATTAATTTAGAATCAGAAATTGATGGTGAATTAAGTGCAAATATAAATGAACAAGATCTTGCAAATATTTCCCTAACAGACAAGGTTTTAAAGATTGATGCTTTAGAATTGGGAACAGCTACAATTACTGTTCAATATTCTTTTGCACAAAGTGTAACTTTTAAAGTAGAGATTTTAGAAGAACCAATTATTCAACCAATACAAGACCAAACATTAAATATTGACCAAACAATTGAAGTGCAAGCAAATATTTCAAATGCAACTGAAGACTTAATTGGTGTTGAAGGTTATGATAACAAAATAATAAAAATTAATTTAAATAATAACAAGTTAATAATCACAGGTTTGATGGATGGCGAAACTAATGTAACTGTAACTTACAAAAATGCTAAATCAATTACTTTTAAAGTTACAGTTTACAAACCAGTTATAAAACCAATAGAAGATCAAAGAATGGCTATTAATCACAGTGCAAATATTGAAGTTATAATTGAAAATGCAAATGACAATAATTTTGAAGTTAAAGAATTTGATGAAAATTTAATTTCAATTATAAGAAATGGAAACAAATTGGCAATTAAAGGTTTAGCGTTTGGTTCAACTTCTGTAAAAATATCTTACAAAAATGCACAATCTGTTGTATTTGAAGTATATGTAGAAAAACCTGTAATCAAACCTATAGAAAATCAACTTTTAAATGTAGACTCTATTTCAAAAATAATTGTTGAATTAGAGTATGAGAATGGAAGTTATATAACTGCTAAAAGTGAAAATGAAGATATAGTAGAAGTTTTGGTACAAGGTAAAGAAATTTCTTTAAAAGGATTAAAACCTGGTAAAACAAAGATTTTTGTAAATTATGGTGATGCACCAGAAATTAGTTTTATAGCAACAGTAGATAAACCAATAATTCAAGAGATTGATGATTTTGAATTAGAAGTTGACAAACAAGTTACTATAAAAACAAAAGTGTTTAATCATTCAAAAGCTCAATTAGAGTTTGAAAACGAAAACAAAGACATTATTGAAGTAAATCTTAAAGGAGATGATTTAACAATAATTGCTCTTAAAGAGGGAACTTCAACAATTACTTTAAAATATGAATTTGCAGATGATGTAACTTTTACAGTTACAGTAAAATAA